Genomic window (Neodiprion lecontei isolate iyNeoLeco1 chromosome 7, iyNeoLeco1.1, whole genome shotgun sequence):
TGCGTTATACATTGTGTCACTACTGATATATTATTCTCCTGCTCTGGTGCGTCAGCGTCGGTAACGCTGCAAGCTAGAGTAAGAGcgcaataattatatgtagAGACAGAACTTATCCCATGGACCGCGCATTCATACAGTAAGTGTAAGTATAGCGAGTGGTAAGACAAGGACAGCTCGGAATAACACGGGCATATATGGCAAAGTTGATTCCCTTTTGGGCACGATCTCTCTGTCGCTCTTGCGTCTCCTCTATCTTTGTCTTTGTCTGGGAGCCTATATTCATCCCCACCCTTGCAACTGGCCTCAGGCGCTGGTTATGGCGTTATTCGTCAACCGAATGCGGAGGTGCTCGGATCGATCGGTGATCGTGTAGCAAAAAAGGTGAGAAGCTATTGTTAATCTGCGGCCTAGACGGAAGAAGCAAATTCGTCATTAAATAACGCTGGTAAGTACAActacatatttttccaaatatggTGGTATTTTGTCTTAATACATCGAGCAttcttggttgaaaaaataatgtgttttGCAACTCAAATTCTGTctcttctgtatttttttctttcctttcttttctttcttcaaaagaAACTATGTGTAATGTTCTGcgtctttttctctaaaccAAACGATGTAccataaaaatatggaatagtttattgtttattatataacgttcatgaatatttttgaactgtTTTTAAACGTTATTTATATGTGTTAAGTTTACTatgatacgtatattataggtTAATTATATTAGTTCTTgtcgaatttgaggaaaacttCATGTTAATAATCATCCCATGTGATCATGCGGTTATTAGTAACTTTTGCTCTGTATTGTTTGAAATCGGTTtcgtgtttattatttttttagatacCGTTTCAACATATCtataacatacatatgaaCTCGTAGCATCTTCCAAAGTAACAAAGTATAGTAATACAGCCACGTAAATATTTCTGTGCCAtcgaaatcacagaaatattattttgacaatattttttattttcttttcccttcaattgaaaataacaattattatccaTCAGAAGAAGACGGTCATGTTAGACAATAGAGACAATAGAGAAGATCCGTAGCAATAAAGCTTTTTCACCAGTTAGTGCAACAACTTATATAGaggtttattaaaaattatgtattttgatccaaaattctgttttgtgtatattttcttggatttgggctgaataaatattaaaaagggATTTGCAcctgaataattttgtaaacactGGTAAAAATAGTGGTCATCTACCCAtcaaacgtatataatacgcaggaaattcgtaacaagtaattttattccattggATTTGACTTTGATCTTTACCGATAAACGTATAGTATACTCATGATTTACGTTCAGTAGTAGGCGTCATGATATACTATTCGAAAAGTATTAGAATATAAGCAGGACATCGGCCCAGAATTGGTTCAACGTTAAACTACGATCTTGTTTAATTTGTAGTAACAATAAATAGCGATACATAGAACTATAAGTActatagaataataatattagtaaCAGTACTATCTAGTCCTGAAATATATCACGATTCCTACTACTGAACGTAAATCATGAGTATactatgcgtttatcggtaaatGTCAGAGTCAAATCCAATAGAATGAAACTACTCATTACctgcgtattatatacgttcgATGGGTAGCTGACCACgttttttattcgtgtttacaaaattgttcGGCTACAAATgcctttttaatatttatttagcccaaatccaagaaaatatacacgaaacagcatttttgatcaaattacttaattttcaataaaattttatataaattgttGCGCTAACTCGTGTAAAAGCTTTATTGCTATGAATCTTCTGTATTGACTCACGTACTACGTTCATTAGGTTCATTTAACTTTTAGTTTTCAGAGTGGTGTGCGGATATTTACGACAAATAAGGCAAGCACGTTAAAGCGTACATCATTTCTTGTCTggtgtgtattattatttagtttTATAACATGCCTCATGATTTAAAAGTTCTGAGTAAACGACATTTGCGTCGCAAAACAGCTATAAATACTCGTAAAGTATTACTGAGTATTGCAGGCAATAATTGTGCACTCGAGCACCTTACGAAATCACAATTAAAAGATGCTAGTCATGAACATGTGTCTTGTATCGGAGAATATGTGCACTCTATAGATAGCGATTATGATGTTGATCATATCCATCAAAGTAATGAACAGAATGAAGAAAACTCTAATTCGAACCGCGATAATAAAGATTTCAAAGACATCGAAAGTGACATAGATAGCATCAAAGCTACGTTGTACAGTTCTGAAGATAATTCAAGTTCCGTCAGCGATGAAGTGCATTTAGATGATGAAACgaactttgttgaaaatttgcgcGACTGGGCATCTTCAAATAACATCACACATAACGCGATCGATCAATTGCTAGCATTATTGAAACCAGCACATCCTATCTTACCCTTAAGTGCTAGGACTCTACTTCACACGTCACGACGTATTGAAACGTTAAATTTAGACAACGGAGAAATGTGTTATTTCGGTTTGGAGAAATGCTTGAGACAAAAACTCGAGTCAGGTCTCAAAAAAGGACTGTCACCTGAACATACGTTGCgagttgattttaatattgatgGGATTCCCGTTTATAAAAGTAGCGGAACATCATTTTGGCCAATTTTGGGACGCAGTATTTCAATGATCGATGATAGCCCATTTGTAATTGGTGTTTATTATGGTACGGGTAAACCGATGCCACTATCTTCATATTTACgagatttaattaaagaaacGTCACGTTTAAGCACCAATGGTTTTGAGTTTAATGGCACCAAATACTTTGTCAGAGTTGGTTTATTCGCGTGTGACGCGCCCGCGAGATCTATGTTGAAAATGTGTTTAGGACATTCGGGTAAGGATGCTTGCGAGAGGTGTAAGATTCGCGCAGTTCATCTCAACCGTAAACTGTGTTATCCATGTGACACCGAATTCCAGAAGCGAAAAGATAGTGATTTTGTTGCACCTAGTGAAAACGATCGTCACGTTAAAGGACGTTCGCCTCTTTTAGATCTTTACGTGGGACTAGTCTCCCAATTTCCTTTAGATCCCATGCATTTAATCTACCTGGGAATTTTGAAGAGGTTGCTCCTTAAATACTGGGTCGAGGGTTCACGTGATTGCAAATTGTCTAAGGATATTTTGTTAGAAATTGAACGTATAATGAAACTATTGGCGCGATATGTTCCGGCAGAGTTTCCTCGAAAGCCCCGTGGATTTTTGGATTTGCATCGATGGAAAGCGACAgaatttagatttttcttgttatatTCCGGCCCTGTTGTAATGCGGGATGTGCTAGATCGAAAAaagtacaaacattttttattattgtctgCCGCCGTGTATATTCTATCGAATACAGCCTTGTTCTCGCGTTTTCGAAACATCGCGCAAGATATGATCGAAAAATTCGTTACTCAAGGTGCTAAGATATACGGACAAAACTTTGtcgtatataatgtacattcGCTGCTGCATGTCATAGACGACGTAGAACGATTTGGCCCATTAGAAGAATACAGTTGCTTTGTGTATGAAAATCATTTGGGCCATTTGAAACGACTTATTCGATCGAAACGCTTGCCGCTGCAGCAGCTGAGTAATCGACTTGAAGAACTAAGTTCTATTCGTAAAACTAATTgtcaggaaaaatttattcctaaacccaaatttattggaaattctCGTGAATGTCAGGCTctggaaacgaaaaaattcaaaatatcaataaaaaggCCGGATAATGTAGTAGCTTGTGGGACAGAAATATTAGTGATCAAATCAATCCTTTTCATTGCCGGAGAATATAGAATTATAGGTACTCCGTTCAAGTACAAGCGAGACCTTTATCAGAAACCTATTAAATCTTCCAAACTAGGGatttttttcgtaagaagTTTCAACGTAGCGAAATCTTATCGCGTCGAtgatatattacataaattcGTCTGTCTTCCATTTAAAGATGGTTTCGCAGTAACTCCGATACTacacgaaatgaaataaaatttttattttttgttaaacatcTCAACGAAACGAGCTCTCGACAAAAAACAGATGATGAACCTACGATTCTCGGCAATGTGTACGAGGAAGAGGGATTCGTTCAAGACATGTATAGTATGTCTATGTCTACCTCGCACACATTCCCGAGAATCGTAGGTTCATTATCTCttttatattaaaagtttGCTTCAATTGAGATGTTTagcaaaaaataacattatcgTATACCTATTACCATATACCGTATATGCCGAGTCTAATTTACCTAGTAGTCCAATATACCCAACTCTACCATATGTTCATAACATCACTTTTGAGCTGATTTATTATAGTTTTGTACGTCACATTGACGTTCAAGTATTGGTTAGACATGCGTTCCCAAAATCTTCATAATGTTTCATGATCGATTCATCTTTTAACTTATATACTACCTTGCATATTCCTATGTTGATGtcctaattaaaaacttttaaactGGCACTTTTTGCTCAGAGTGGAATAAAAGTGCTTgaattttgatcaaatataaatttatacaccagACTAGAGAATATGATACATTTAACGATGTTTTTACTCAGTCGTGCTGCAGAACTATGTATGCGGTGATTGAATTCTTGGTTGGCGAAGATAGAGAATGCGCATTGGTACCAGTTCTTTGGCTGGTCGAAAACAACACCCAATGTTACTGGCCACGGACAAAAACTGAAGATCATTTTACAAAACTTGTAAAATCAAAGGCTGCCTATGAAAAAACATGGCCAAAGTTTGCCATTCACAAAGTACTGCATACCGGAGGTGATTATTGGAAcgtagaacttttttttacaattgtatACGGATTGAATGTTTCaatcatattaattttcacttggATAAGAGTTACGACGATATATTTTGATCATATTGTACATTTGTGATTAATTTTGCTAATCAATGAGCATTCGGTATTGATTGATATTCCTTGATTAACTAACAGATGACTACCACGACACCGAAGCAACGATGGCGCGCCTACTGGAGCTGGGCACGTCCGATGAATCCGGAATAATTCGCAACATCGCTAAAAAATCCACTGTAATACCTCAGCAAGATATTACCAATGACGTGGACGAGAATGAAGCTACGAACAGTGATGATGTCGAACCTGAGccgcaaaagaaaaaacgtaaacaCAAAACCGACAAGAAGAAGGCTAAAAATCGACACgttagtaacaaaaaaaaaaaaacgaagcgtTCTCGTGAAAGTTCAAGTAGTTTAGGTTACACCTCTTCAGCTGACGAGAATTTGCCACCGTCCGAAGTCGATGAATCGACTTCTAACCGTAATAAGAATACTCGCTACATTAACTCAGCCAAAGGATCTACCAAAAATCAGACACCAAAGAAAAACTTGGCCCACAAGATCGTACAGCACCAGTATAATGATAATTCCCATGAGTCACCGAATCAGTTGTCTGGATATGAAACATCAAATAGAAACATTTCTAGTAGGATCATCAGGTCTACCACGCAATATGACTTATCAAGATCCTTTTCACAACTTGAACCTTCAACCCCGACCACATCACGCGAACAGAATacctttgaagaaaaaactctgCAGTATTTAGAACACATTAAATCCTACACTGAACAAAACCATCTGCTACTACGTAAAATCTTCTCAAAACAGAAGGAAGTCAGCATCGACGTAACAAAGAAACCAGCCGAATTCCCAAAACTTCCTCTTAACTCCATGGAAGACTTCTCCAACCTCGAAAATATCCTGAAATCCGAAGAGCATCGAACTTATTTAGTGAGTAGACCTTGCAAtcatattcaaaatatgtatgtcATGACATACGGATAGGTACTAATACCGAGCGTATTCTTCAATGAGGGCCAACCCCCTCCCTAGCGCAAACCAACACAGGCACATGAGGCTCGGCCGGGAGGGGATAGAATGCCAGTGGCCATGTTAGTCTCCACTCGACCGAACTTCACGTACGCGTCATGTGCCTGAGTTGGCTTAGCACTAGGGAGGGGGTTGTCTCTCATTGAAGAATACGCTCGGTATGTGTTGACTGCAaaggaataatgaaaattactacAGGCATACAGAATTGCGGTTCGTAACGTTTTAACCCTCTCGGACCGTATGTTGCTTCTACGCAACACGCACTTTGAGGCTTCATAAAACTGTATCGGTCGCAAGGTCAGGGTTCTAACTGCATAGTTCCATTAAGCAAGGTCAGATGGCCTTATAGATACTCCTAAACCCTGAGGTAAACTGCTTTCACCCATCGAAATATCAATATGGTGAgagattttcattcaacatgAAATCGGTCTCGGTCTGATCGAGAGGGTTAACGttaaaaaatgctgaaaaaatattaggaATCGACAATCTCCAACTAGTCAAAATTGTTATCGATGTTGATAACagtaagaatattttgaattcaattcgacattcattcattttagtATTTTGTTGCAGACCGGGAAACTGGCTTCTATTGGAGGGACAAGCGGTCGCCAATGTGTGTTGGCTATAATGAGGTCACTACTCACAAACGAATTAGCGATGCAATTCAATTGGGCAGGGAGGGACAAAGTCTCATTTCAAAAGACATTGACAATGGAAACTGTTTACggtaatgaataattcatgaaattttcgagaaacagTTATTACTTGGATTTATCGtgtgaaaacaatattattcacacattattattcaaattatgcaaactgttaacttttttcccaatatatTCGAGATTCATCACaatttacattgaaattattccttATCAGTTATCAATATCGTGATATTGTACCTTCcttttgatgtattttttctcagagGCTGTGAAACAAACCTTTCTTGGCAAGAAGGAAATTGGTGATGCAACCGAAACCAGTGTTTCGTGTGCCGTGAAAGACTGGTTAAAACTAGCTCGATCACGGCATACCTATGTACGAAAGAAGGGCTAAGAAACTGTGGTAAACGTcaactaattttaaaaacagtcATATAAAAGTACAAATCATACAGGcatataaatatttctgatataAGTGTAATATTCTTAGCGTTTTCTGTTAGTTGTAACTACCGTGAAGACGAAAGTATAGTGTAGGTTGAGCTGTGTCTATGAGCTACAAGatgtacctttttttttgataaatgagTATTTATAGATATAAGATATTTGTGTAACGTTCTAacaaagatataataaaatcgattCACATATATAAACTAAATTCGTACGCTTTCTAACTCAACCCAGACTTGTTTCTAGCTAACGTGAAATGATCTTCCTCTATAGCAGTGTACTATATACGCTTTCAATTACACATCCAAGATACGTTATGTATTCAAGTCTAGAGGTCCAattaaaaacgttttttaacactgtataatattcgtttagacataaataatgaaagattAAAGCGTCATTAACAGAAAACATTTTGTCACGTTAGTTAAACGGACATTGTCAACAcattttaatagaaaaaatttccttcataATTTGAGTTTTAAAACGTACTTGCGAAACGTCTCTTAGTAGTCATCAATATCCAAATATTAGACGATTaccataaatattaaaataacggattttcgatacgttttatcaacaaattgagatacgatttataaatgtttggtttcaaacgtataaaatttgcatatGAACAACTATCGTAAGACGTCCACCAAAAACGTTTAATAAACCGAAATCACGGCGGACATTCTTCGCAATAAAATACGTAGGTGCTGCACGTTTATTCTACAGAATAAAACGTTCttttttgacgaatttcaTACGCTTTATATACTGGCATTGTTTATTGGGTAGCAACAAATTAGCGCACTTTgtgttttttcaaacttgaacTCTGGATTGATACGTCGTTTTTCGCAATCGTTCAACAGCATCGTCAAAGTGCACCGTGACTTTAGATGCGTTCAAAATACGTCACCCTCTTTCTTTTATCGATTTCTtgttgcttgttttttttttctttctcacaccTTCGAATTTCAACGACAAATGAACTCCATTATTATTACAGAAGAAGATTAAGCATACGAATTTTTGGTTATCCGCAATTGGTCGAAATTGACTCGAggacagttttgaaaattcagacaAAGAACGTTGGCTCCATTTTCCTAACACTAAGATTCATTGATCTAACCGGAATCATATTACACATATGTCAGCGGTGGGATTCTGGgagttttgaaaatacaaaatcgAATTGAACCAAATGACGGAATAACGAAACTCATAGTACGAATAAATTGgttaatttgttaattttacgCGATAGCAGGCGATTCGCATGTATTTACGTTCCTGCCTCTCACACGTTTTGAGTAATTTGGTTTTGGCGAACAAGGATGTAGACGAGCGGACAGTGTAACATATGTGTTTGTCGAAAATTGGGTGGATTTAGAAGCCGCAAAATAACGCAAAGTGGCAAAAGTGGAGGGGCGGGGGGATGAAGCGAATTTAAACTCAGGTTGAAAATCGGGCGAGGCCAAAACTCGATCCTCTCTCGTATAGTGTAGTTGGTTAAACACACGCATGTACTCGGCTCTCGTTGTTGCACAAACTCCTTCAACAAAGCATCGCGGCACACGGTAGCAAagttacacacacacacacacaggcaAATTAATATACGTATGTCTACACAGGTATTTTACTACGAAACTGAATTCGCGCGGAATTGTTCGAGGTTcaagtatataatacatatgcgTGAATTTACGTACAGACAGTGTGT
Coding sequences:
- the LOC124295274 gene encoding uncharacterized protein LOC124295274 isoform X1 yields the protein MYAVIEFLVGEDRECALVPVLWLVENNTQCYWPRTKTEDHFTKLVKSKAAYEKTWPKFAIHKVLHTGDDYHDTEATMARLLELGTSDESGIIRNIAKKSTVIPQQDITNDVDENEATNSDDVEPEPQKKKRKHKTDKKKAKNRHVSNKKKKTKRSRESSSSLGYTSSADENLPPSEVDESTSNRNKNTRYINSAKGSTKNQTPKKNLAHKIVQHQYNDNSHESPNQLSGYETSNRNISSRIIRSTTQYDLSRSFSQLEPSTPTTSREQNTFEEKTLQYLEHIKSYTEQNHLLLRKIFSKQKEVSIDVTKKPAEFPKLPLNSMEDFSNLENILKSEEHRTYLTGKLASIGGTSGRQCVLAIMRSLLTNELAMQFNWAGRDKVSFQKTLTMETVYEAVKQTFLGKKEIGDATETSVSCAVKDWLKLARSRHTYVRKKG
- the LOC124295274 gene encoding uncharacterized protein LOC124295274 isoform X2; the encoded protein is MYAVIEFLVGEDRECALVPVLWLVENNTQCYWPRTKTEDHFTKLVKSKAAYEKTWPKFAIHKVLHTGDDYHDTEATMARLLELGTSDESGIIRNIAKKSTVIPQQDITNDVDENEATNSDDVEPEPQKKKRKHKTDKKKAKNRHVSNKKKKTKRSRESSSSLGYTSSADENLPPSEVDESTSNRNKNTRYINSAKGSTKNQTPKKNLAHKIVQHQYNDNSHESPNQLSGYETSNRNISSRIIRSTTQYDLSRSFSQLEPSTPTTSREQNTFEEKTLQYLEHIKSYTEQNHLLLRKIFSKQKEVSIDVTKKPAEFPKLPLNSMEDFSNLENILKSEEHRTYLYFVADRETGFYWRDKRSPMCVGYNEVTTHKRISDAIQLGREGQSLISKDIDNGNCLRGCETNLSWQEGNW
- the LOC124295274 gene encoding uncharacterized protein LOC124295274 isoform X3, translated to MARLLELGTSDESGIIRNIAKKSTVIPQQDITNDVDENEATNSDDVEPEPQKKKRKHKTDKKKAKNRHVSNKKKKTKRSRESSSSLGYTSSADENLPPSEVDESTSNRNKNTRYINSAKGSTKNQTPKKNLAHKIVQHQYNDNSHESPNQLSGYETSNRNISSRIIRSTTQYDLSRSFSQLEPSTPTTSREQNTFEEKTLQYLEHIKSYTEQNHLLLRKIFSKQKEVSIDVTKKPAEFPKLPLNSMEDFSNLENILKSEEHRTYLTGKLASIGGTSGRQCVLAIMRSLLTNELAMQFNWAGRDKVSFQKTLTMETVYEAVKQTFLGKKEIGDATETSVSCAVKDWLKLARSRHTYVRKKG